From the Oleiharenicola lentus genome, one window contains:
- a CDS encoding pectate lyase family protein, with amino-acid sequence MRSALVARLALFFVAALRSFAADAATLPAFPGAEGFGATTPGGRGGRVLFVTNLNDSGPGSFRAACEAEGPRIVIFRTSGTIALKKDIVVRNPFLTVAGQTAPGDGICLRDRSFGIATHDVVVRYLRFRLGDEGRQQADALDLLNGARHVVLDHCSATWSVDECLSLSGDVANVTIQWCLIGESLRQSVHAKGAHGYGSLSRANGPVTWHHNLWIHNDARNPRLGDNYGRPPYPTFDVRNNVIYGFGGTASGLTQGILKVNYVGNYLRAGPDSSARTPITVSEKSDLHFFIRDNVLDGHADLTADNTRFFNLRETRAGKPVVTVVDTAFPAPAVTTTSAADALEAVLASVGANLPKRDAMDTRLVGHVRTRSGRMINSQREVGGWPVLLASPAPADRDDDGMPDTWEEARRLDANDPADAARDLDRDGYANIEEFLNQTDPGKPEPTT; translated from the coding sequence ATGCGTTCCGCCCTCGTTGCCCGTCTCGCCCTGTTCTTCGTCGCCGCCCTCCGCTCCTTTGCCGCCGACGCCGCGACTTTGCCCGCCTTCCCCGGTGCCGAGGGCTTCGGCGCCACGACCCCGGGCGGACGCGGCGGACGCGTGCTCTTCGTCACCAATCTCAACGATTCCGGTCCGGGGAGTTTTCGCGCCGCCTGCGAGGCCGAGGGGCCGCGCATCGTCATCTTCCGCACCAGCGGCACCATCGCGCTGAAGAAGGATATCGTCGTGCGTAATCCCTTCCTCACGGTCGCCGGCCAGACCGCCCCGGGCGACGGCATCTGCCTGCGCGACCGATCGTTCGGCATCGCGACCCACGACGTGGTGGTCCGCTACCTGCGTTTCCGCCTCGGGGATGAGGGCCGCCAGCAGGCCGACGCCCTCGATCTCCTGAACGGCGCCCGCCACGTGGTCCTCGACCACTGCTCCGCCACTTGGTCGGTGGACGAATGCCTCTCCCTTTCCGGCGACGTCGCCAACGTCACCATCCAATGGTGCCTCATCGGCGAGTCGCTGCGCCAAAGCGTCCACGCCAAGGGTGCCCACGGCTACGGCTCGCTTTCCCGCGCCAACGGCCCCGTGACCTGGCACCACAATCTCTGGATCCACAACGACGCCCGCAACCCGCGCCTCGGCGACAACTACGGCCGGCCGCCCTACCCGACCTTCGACGTGCGCAACAACGTCATCTACGGATTCGGCGGCACCGCCTCGGGCCTCACCCAGGGCATCCTCAAGGTGAACTACGTGGGCAACTACCTCCGCGCGGGCCCCGACAGCTCGGCCCGCACACCGATCACCGTCAGCGAAAAATCTGACCTGCATTTCTTCATCCGCGACAATGTCCTTGATGGGCACGCGGACCTCACCGCCGACAACACCCGTTTCTTCAACCTGCGGGAAACGCGCGCCGGCAAACCCGTCGTCACCGTCGTCGACACGGCCTTTCCCGCGCCCGCGGTCACCACCACCTCCGCCGCGGACGCGCTGGAGGCCGTACTCGCGAGCGTCGGGGCCAACCTGCCGAAACGCGACGCCATGGACACGCGCCTCGTCGGCCACGTGCGGACGCGCAGCGGCCGGATGATCAATTCGCAGCGGGAGGTCGGTGGCTGGCCCGTTCTGCTCGCCTCCCCCGCGCCGGCGGACCGCGATGACGACGGCATGCCCGACACTTGGGAGGAAGCGCGCCGCTTGGACGCCAACGACCCCGCCGATGCCGCTCGCGATCTGGATCGGGACGGCTACGCCAACATCGAGGAATTTCTCAACCAGACCGACCCCGGAAAACCCGAGCCGACCACCTGA
- a CDS encoding pectinesterase family protein: protein MLLPRLLALVSCVFATVAFAAPAPLPIAPDFVVAADGSGQFKTIQSALDSLPADNRERLVLFIKDGTYREKVRIDAGFITLRGQSREGTRIEFPQGREEFGQQPDALGFAVVNINGDDCVLGNLTVENTHGVIGKHAFAIYGKADRTVITDCNVYSQGNDTLSLWKGDTGRYYHARLKVRGSVDFICPRGWCYMTDSEIYEVNPGASAAIWHDGSKDRDQKFVLRNCRFDGVEGWRFARHHADAQFYLLDCTFSAALRDLAPKRVIYPLGDKPITEADRKRNAELDLINRWGERFYYHNVRRTGGDYAWHADNLATAEGSPKPEQITAKWTFAGTWDPENSAGPTISAITQEGGAVKVRFSESVTVKGRPSLALPSGGAAAYESGSGSDTLVFRGSVGGNTAALGLDLNGGAIVATEAHATLRTAELTMPSSM from the coding sequence ATGCTCCTCCCGCGCCTGCTGGCCTTGGTTTCCTGCGTATTCGCAACCGTCGCCTTCGCCGCGCCCGCCCCGTTGCCCATCGCGCCCGACTTTGTCGTCGCCGCCGACGGCTCGGGCCAGTTCAAGACCATCCAGTCGGCACTCGACTCCCTCCCGGCCGACAACCGCGAACGCCTCGTCCTTTTCATCAAGGACGGCACCTACCGCGAGAAGGTCCGCATTGACGCTGGATTCATCACCTTGCGCGGCCAGAGCCGCGAGGGCACGCGGATCGAGTTTCCGCAGGGTCGCGAGGAGTTCGGCCAGCAGCCGGACGCGCTCGGCTTTGCCGTCGTCAACATCAACGGCGACGACTGCGTGCTGGGGAACCTGACGGTCGAGAACACCCACGGCGTCATCGGCAAGCACGCCTTCGCCATCTACGGCAAGGCCGACCGCACGGTCATCACGGACTGCAACGTTTACAGCCAGGGCAATGACACGCTCTCGCTCTGGAAAGGCGACACCGGCCGCTACTATCACGCCCGCCTCAAGGTCCGTGGCTCCGTGGACTTCATCTGCCCGCGCGGCTGGTGTTACATGACCGACAGCGAGATCTACGAGGTCAACCCCGGCGCCAGCGCCGCGATCTGGCACGACGGCAGCAAGGACCGCGACCAGAAGTTCGTGCTGCGCAACTGCCGCTTCGACGGCGTCGAGGGCTGGCGCTTCGCCCGCCACCACGCCGACGCCCAGTTCTACCTGCTCGACTGCACCTTCTCCGCCGCACTGCGTGACCTCGCCCCGAAACGCGTCATCTACCCGCTCGGTGACAAGCCAATCACCGAAGCCGACCGGAAGCGCAACGCGGAGCTCGACCTCATCAACCGCTGGGGCGAACGCTTCTACTACCACAACGTCCGGCGTACCGGCGGCGACTACGCCTGGCACGCCGACAACCTCGCCACCGCCGAGGGTTCGCCCAAGCCGGAGCAAATCACCGCCAAGTGGACCTTCGCCGGCACCTGGGATCCCGAGAATTCCGCCGGCCCCACCATCTCGGCCATCACCCAGGAAGGCGGCGCCGTGAAAGTCCGCTTCAGCGAAAGCGTGACCGTGAAAGGCCGGCCCTCGCTCGCACTGCCTTCCGGCGGCGCGGCCGCCTATGAGTCCGGCAGCGGCAGCGACACCCTCGTCTTCCGTGGCTCGGTTGGCGGAAACACTGCCGCCCTCGGCCTCGACCTCAACGGCGGCGCCATCGTCGCCACCGAAGCCCATGCCACGCTCCGCACGGCGGAACTCACTATGCCTTCCTCCATGTAG
- a CDS encoding nuclear transport factor 2 family protein, translated as MKTLFAWIAAAGLAGAAWTAENWTKDQQAVLDVFKVWTQAQPGWEKDRILALWAPEFTCWDFREKAPLDRTGTEKMMSEFHRKMKVTDFGIQTESVIIQGGLAVASGRYSERFTTPEGVAMKGGGPWTCTLRLAGDKWLITAMSYLNRQDGPVDQAVVEREIAALEHVWAKAYVDRDTATLDRLEAEEWVCTTADGEVFTKAEDIADVKSAAYQATVFKMEDVKARIYGNMAVATARQTEVATYKGADASKVLRCTDVWVRRDGRWQCVATHLSYAKKG; from the coding sequence ATGAAAACGCTCTTTGCATGGATCGCGGCGGCCGGTCTGGCCGGTGCCGCTTGGACGGCGGAGAACTGGACGAAGGATCAGCAGGCGGTCTTAGACGTGTTCAAGGTTTGGACGCAGGCACAGCCAGGTTGGGAAAAAGACAGAATTTTGGCACTGTGGGCCCCGGAATTCACCTGCTGGGACTTTAGGGAGAAGGCTCCTCTGGATCGGACCGGTACTGAAAAAATGATGTCCGAATTTCACCGAAAAATGAAGGTCACAGACTTTGGGATCCAAACAGAATCTGTGATTATTCAGGGAGGCCTGGCTGTGGCCAGCGGCCGCTACTCGGAAAGGTTTACCACGCCGGAAGGCGTGGCGATGAAGGGTGGCGGGCCGTGGACCTGCACGCTGCGCCTTGCCGGTGACAAGTGGCTGATCACGGCCATGAGTTACCTGAACCGGCAGGACGGCCCGGTGGACCAAGCGGTCGTAGAGCGAGAAATCGCGGCGCTCGAGCACGTCTGGGCCAAGGCCTACGTGGATCGTGACACGGCGACGCTCGACCGGTTGGAGGCCGAGGAGTGGGTCTGCACCACGGCTGACGGAGAGGTCTTCACCAAGGCCGAGGATATCGCCGACGTGAAGTCGGCCGCCTATCAGGCCACGGTGTTCAAGATGGAGGACGTGAAAGCGCGCATCTATGGCAACATGGCCGTGGCCACAGCGCGACAGACCGAGGTGGCCACCTACAAGGGCGCGGATGCGAGCAAGGTTCTGCGCTGCACCGACGTCTGGGTGCGCCGCGATGGCCGCTGGCAATGCGTGGCCACGCACCTGTCCTACGCGAAGAAGGGCTGA
- the ppdK gene encoding pyruvate, phosphate dikinase gives MAKKTPAKKSAKPAPKKSAKSAKYVYTWGAGKADGNGSMKALLGGKGANLAEMTRIGLPVPPGFTITTEVCTYYYANKRTYPAALQAQMEAGVANMEKIMGTKFGATNGMPLLVAVRSGARDSMPGMMDTILNLGLNDQTVISLENSTNNPRFAWDCYRRFIQMYGDVVLGVQKREGEDHEPFETVIEGFKHEKYHGDIEDSKLTADDQKELVKRFKALVLERTGKQFPNNPWDQLRGAAGAVFGSWMNDRAKVYRAKYNIPSEWGTAVNVQAMVFGNTGETSGSGVAFTRNPANGVNEFYGEFLINAQGEDVVAGVRTPEPVLELKKQMPKSYAELLKVRATLEKHFKDVQDIEFTIQEGKLFMLQTRNGKRTAAAALKFSIDMVKEKLIDWKTAITRNPADQLEQLLAPIFDLAEVKKASVIATGLPAGPGAATGKIYFNAERSVQAAEKGEKVLLVRVETSPEDLRGMIAAEGILTARGGVSSHAALVARQMGKVCVCGAAALQIDYDKKTVTVGGTTYHEGDFLSIDGTSGTVYAGQIKTAPSEIIAGLVNNDAAAKATEKFKSFTQLMKWCAQATKLSVRTNADTPEQTRIAVAFGAVGIGLTRTEHMFFEGDRIDAMREMILADSLAGREAALAKLLPYQRDDFYGIFKALKGFPATIRFLDPPLHEFLPHTKEQQMDLARKLSIPVEKIMHRVHELHEFNPMLGFRGCRLGIKYPEITAMQARAVIEAAVKAKKDGIKSKPEIMIPLVGFKKELDLQVAIVHEVAAKVFAEQKTKVEYSVGTMIEVPRGALTADEIAQTAEFFSFGTNDLTQTCLGMSRDDSGSFLAPYQEAEVFKKNPFASVDQTGVGQLMKIAIEKGSKTRPGIKLGICGEHGGDPDSVKFCHKIGLTYVSCSPYRVPVARLAAAQAAIADSK, from the coding sequence ATGGCTAAAAAAACACCTGCTAAGAAGTCCGCCAAACCGGCGCCCAAGAAATCCGCCAAGTCCGCCAAATACGTTTACACGTGGGGCGCCGGCAAAGCCGACGGCAACGGCTCCATGAAGGCCCTGCTCGGCGGCAAGGGCGCCAACCTCGCCGAGATGACGCGCATCGGCCTCCCGGTGCCCCCGGGCTTCACGATCACCACCGAGGTCTGCACCTATTACTACGCCAACAAGCGCACCTACCCGGCCGCGCTCCAGGCCCAGATGGAGGCCGGTGTGGCCAACATGGAGAAGATCATGGGCACGAAGTTCGGCGCCACCAACGGCATGCCGCTCCTCGTCGCCGTCCGCTCGGGCGCCCGCGACTCGATGCCCGGCATGATGGACACCATCCTCAATCTCGGTCTCAACGACCAGACCGTCATCTCCCTCGAGAACTCCACCAACAACCCCCGCTTCGCCTGGGACTGCTACCGCCGCTTCATCCAGATGTATGGCGACGTCGTGCTCGGCGTGCAGAAGCGCGAGGGCGAGGACCACGAGCCGTTCGAGACGGTCATCGAGGGCTTCAAGCATGAGAAATACCACGGCGACATCGAGGACTCCAAGCTCACCGCCGACGACCAGAAGGAACTCGTCAAGCGCTTCAAGGCCCTCGTGCTCGAGCGCACGGGCAAGCAGTTCCCGAACAATCCCTGGGATCAGCTGCGCGGCGCCGCCGGCGCCGTGTTCGGCTCCTGGATGAACGACCGCGCCAAGGTTTATCGCGCCAAATACAACATCCCCTCCGAGTGGGGCACCGCCGTCAACGTCCAGGCCATGGTGTTCGGCAACACCGGTGAGACCTCCGGCTCCGGCGTCGCCTTCACCCGCAACCCGGCCAACGGCGTCAACGAGTTCTACGGCGAGTTCCTCATCAACGCCCAGGGCGAGGATGTCGTCGCCGGCGTCCGCACCCCGGAGCCCGTCCTCGAGCTCAAGAAGCAGATGCCCAAGTCCTACGCCGAGCTCCTGAAGGTCCGCGCGACCCTCGAAAAGCACTTCAAGGACGTCCAGGACATCGAGTTCACGATCCAGGAAGGCAAGCTGTTCATGCTCCAGACGCGCAACGGCAAGCGCACCGCCGCCGCCGCGCTCAAGTTCTCCATCGATATGGTGAAGGAGAAGCTCATCGACTGGAAGACCGCCATCACGCGCAATCCGGCCGACCAGCTTGAGCAGCTCCTCGCCCCGATCTTCGACCTCGCCGAGGTCAAGAAGGCCTCCGTCATCGCCACCGGCCTCCCCGCCGGCCCCGGCGCCGCCACCGGCAAGATTTACTTCAACGCCGAGCGCTCCGTGCAGGCCGCCGAGAAGGGCGAAAAGGTCCTCCTCGTCCGTGTCGAGACCTCCCCCGAGGATCTCCGCGGCATGATTGCCGCCGAGGGCATCCTCACCGCCCGCGGCGGTGTGTCCTCCCACGCCGCGCTCGTCGCGCGCCAGATGGGCAAGGTTTGCGTGTGCGGCGCCGCCGCCCTCCAGATCGACTACGACAAGAAGACCGTCACCGTCGGTGGCACCACCTACCACGAGGGCGACTTCCTCTCGATCGACGGCACCTCCGGCACCGTTTACGCGGGCCAGATCAAGACCGCCCCGTCCGAAATCATCGCCGGCCTCGTGAACAACGATGCCGCCGCCAAGGCCACCGAGAAGTTCAAGAGCTTCACCCAGCTCATGAAGTGGTGCGCCCAGGCCACCAAGCTCAGCGTCCGCACCAACGCCGACACCCCCGAGCAGACCCGCATCGCGGTCGCGTTCGGCGCCGTCGGCATCGGTCTCACCCGCACGGAACACATGTTCTTCGAGGGCGACCGCATCGACGCCATGCGCGAGATGATCCTCGCCGATTCGCTGGCCGGCCGCGAGGCCGCCCTGGCGAAGCTCCTCCCCTACCAGCGCGACGACTTCTACGGAATCTTCAAGGCGCTCAAGGGCTTCCCGGCGACCATCCGCTTCCTCGACCCCCCGCTGCACGAGTTCCTGCCCCACACCAAGGAGCAGCAGATGGACCTCGCCCGGAAGCTCAGCATCCCGGTCGAGAAGATCATGCACCGTGTCCACGAGCTGCATGAGTTCAACCCGATGCTCGGTTTCCGCGGCTGCCGCCTCGGCATCAAGTATCCGGAAATCACCGCCATGCAGGCCCGCGCCGTCATCGAGGCGGCCGTGAAGGCCAAGAAGGACGGCATCAAGTCCAAGCCCGAGATCATGATCCCGCTGGTCGGCTTCAAGAAGGAGCTCGATCTGCAGGTCGCCATCGTGCACGAGGTCGCCGCCAAGGTGTTCGCCGAGCAGAAGACCAAGGTCGAATACTCGGTCGGCACCATGATCGAGGTCCCGCGCGGTGCCCTCACCGCCGACGAGATCGCGCAGACCGCCGAGTTCTTCAGCTTCGGCACCAACGATCTCACCCAGACCTGCCTCGGCATGTCGCGTGACGACTCCGGCTCCTTCCTCGCCCCCTATCAGGAGGCCGAGGTCTTCAAGAAGAACCCCTTCGCCTCGGTCGACCAGACCGGCGTGGGCCAGCTCATGAAGATCGCGATCGAGAAGGGCTCGAAGACCCGCCCCGGCATCAAGCTCGGCATCTGCGGCGAGCACGGCGGTGATCCGGACTCCGTCAAGTTCTGCCACAAGATCGGCCTGACCTATGTGTCCTGCTCGCCCTATCGCGTCCCCGTGGCGCGCTTGGCCGCCGCCCAGGCTGCCATCGCCGACAGCAAGTAA
- the tatC gene encoding twin-arginine translocase subunit TatC codes for MSDQYPDLPNDESPPAVAGGKPMGFLGHLEELRVTLIKCAVVFAIFVTIIAYNLDSAAHLLNLPLEQIQAEYPKMKTDLVTSTPMGVFTVIINICIMGGVLLSLPFWLFFVGQFVAPALTRRELKVIVPTGLAANLLFIGGASFGYFLLTPSTIRVSFELNELLGYTIMWTADKYYSLLLWMTLGMGAAFEFPLLIVLAVYMGLLEVSTLRKYRRHAIVVVFVIAAIITPTPDPMTQCLVAVPLIVLYELSIWVSAFIGRRNQAA; via the coding sequence TTGAGCGACCAATACCCAGACCTGCCGAATGACGAATCCCCCCCGGCTGTGGCCGGCGGCAAGCCCATGGGTTTCCTGGGGCACTTGGAGGAGCTGCGGGTCACCCTCATCAAGTGCGCCGTGGTCTTCGCGATCTTTGTCACGATCATTGCCTACAATCTCGATAGCGCCGCCCACCTGCTGAACCTGCCGCTGGAACAGATTCAGGCCGAGTATCCCAAGATGAAGACCGACTTGGTGACCAGCACCCCGATGGGTGTCTTCACCGTCATCATCAACATCTGCATCATGGGTGGCGTGCTGTTGTCGCTGCCGTTTTGGTTGTTCTTCGTCGGGCAGTTCGTCGCCCCGGCCCTGACCCGGCGCGAGCTGAAGGTCATCGTGCCCACCGGGCTGGCGGCCAACCTGCTCTTCATCGGCGGTGCCTCCTTCGGCTACTTTTTGCTCACGCCGAGCACCATCCGCGTGTCCTTCGAGCTCAATGAGCTGCTCGGCTACACCATCATGTGGACGGCCGACAAATATTACAGCCTGCTGCTGTGGATGACGCTCGGCATGGGCGCGGCCTTCGAGTTCCCGCTGCTGATCGTGCTCGCGGTCTATATGGGCCTGCTCGAGGTCTCCACGCTGCGAAAATACCGCCGCCATGCCATTGTCGTGGTGTTTGTGATCGCCGCCATCATCACGCCGACGCCCGACCCGATGACGCAATGTCTGGTCGCCGTGCCGCTCATCGTGCTCTATGAGCTATCGATCTGGGTCTCGGCCTTTATCGGCCGGCGGAACCAGGCGGCGTGA
- a CDS encoding TlpA family protein disulfide reductase: protein MKIRPLLPVSLMLGLLLTLPVARAAEDGAKEPAEQTAARTALEKVYDEAFEAADREVFDAPALRAKLDAFLAQYPQDASAASFVGNYFYYVESIDLGQAKAAWAAFADHANPKVKAVADKKLALAELIQRPIEMKFTAADGRAVDVAALRGKVVLIDFWATWCGPCIQEIPNVVAAYNQYHAQGFEIVGISFDKAPDPAKPNPRHKTAEGVLAFAQEKAMPWPQYYDGLHWNNVFGKQYGIQGIPAMFLLDKRGLVVSTNARGPKLAREIQRLLKE, encoded by the coding sequence ATGAAAATCCGCCCGCTTCTGCCTGTCTCTCTGATGCTCGGCCTGTTGCTCACGCTGCCGGTCGCTCGTGCCGCCGAAGACGGCGCCAAGGAACCCGCGGAGCAAACCGCCGCCCGCACCGCCTTGGAAAAGGTTTACGACGAGGCGTTCGAGGCCGCCGATCGCGAGGTGTTCGACGCGCCGGCGCTGCGCGCGAAGCTCGACGCCTTCCTCGCGCAATACCCGCAGGACGCCAGCGCCGCCTCGTTTGTCGGGAATTACTTCTACTACGTGGAATCGATCGACCTCGGGCAGGCCAAGGCCGCGTGGGCCGCGTTCGCCGACCACGCCAACCCGAAGGTCAAAGCCGTGGCCGACAAGAAGCTCGCACTGGCCGAGCTGATCCAGCGCCCGATCGAGATGAAGTTCACCGCCGCCGACGGCCGCGCGGTGGATGTGGCCGCGTTGCGCGGCAAGGTTGTGCTCATCGACTTCTGGGCCACGTGGTGCGGCCCCTGCATCCAGGAAATCCCCAACGTCGTCGCGGCCTACAACCAGTATCACGCCCAAGGCTTCGAAATCGTCGGCATCTCCTTCGACAAGGCGCCGGACCCGGCCAAGCCCAACCCGCGGCACAAGACCGCCGAGGGCGTGCTTGCCTTCGCCCAGGAGAAGGCGATGCCCTGGCCGCAATACTACGACGGCCTCCACTGGAACAACGTCTTCGGCAAGCAATACGGCATCCAGGGCATCCCCGCGATGTTCCTGCTCGATAAGCGCGGCCTGGTCGTCTCGACCAACGCCCGCGGTCCGAAACTGGCCCGCGAGATCCAGCGGTTGCTGAAGGAGTAA
- a CDS encoding YwiC-like family protein — MSTATLPIPSFPLQRPVPVASVFLPKEHGSWSLALEPLALGLLVAPSWAGGALAGAAVTGFFARRPLKAALDATPSLRRQAARRALALLVVLAGVGLVQSLVLSPWTAFWPLLPAAALGLVFVWFDAQGESRAAAAEVAGSAAFAFVPAAFVTLAGGDAPTAFALAVLALARSVPAVLAVRSYLRMAKGGAPRRTLSLVAAAVALLASLGLVLTAHMPSVAVPLAVVLFARVLWLLGPWRPTWPAKRIGMMEAALGLLYVALLGLGWPAV; from the coding sequence ATGTCCACCGCCACGCTGCCCATTCCTTCGTTCCCGCTCCAACGGCCGGTTCCGGTTGCTTCGGTGTTTCTGCCGAAGGAGCACGGCTCGTGGTCGCTCGCGCTGGAACCGCTCGCGCTCGGCCTGCTGGTTGCGCCGTCGTGGGCGGGTGGGGCGTTGGCCGGGGCGGCGGTGACGGGGTTCTTTGCCCGGCGGCCGCTGAAGGCGGCCCTGGATGCAACCCCTTCTCTTCGGCGCCAGGCAGCACGGCGGGCCCTGGCCCTGTTGGTCGTGCTGGCTGGCGTCGGACTGGTTCAATCGCTCGTGCTCTCGCCGTGGACCGCCTTCTGGCCGCTGCTGCCGGCGGCGGCGCTGGGTTTGGTTTTCGTCTGGTTCGACGCGCAGGGTGAATCCCGCGCGGCGGCGGCCGAGGTGGCGGGCAGCGCGGCGTTCGCATTCGTGCCCGCGGCATTCGTCACGCTTGCCGGCGGCGACGCGCCAACCGCCTTCGCGCTCGCAGTCCTCGCGCTCGCCCGCAGCGTGCCGGCCGTGCTCGCCGTGCGCTCCTACCTCCGGATGGCGAAAGGCGGGGCTCCGCGCCGCACGCTCTCGCTGGTCGCGGCGGCGGTCGCGCTCCTGGCTTCGCTCGGCCTGGTGCTGACCGCCCACATGCCTTCCGTCGCCGTTCCGCTGGCGGTGGTCCTTTTTGCCCGGGTCCTCTGGCTGCTGGGCCCGTGGCGTCCGACCTGGCCGGCCAAACGGATCGGCATGATGGAAGCCGCGCTCGGCCTGCTCTACGTGGCGCTGCTCGGCCTCGGCTGGCCCGCTGTGTGA